A region from the Mesorhizobium sp. J8 genome encodes:
- the glp gene encoding gephyrin-like molybdotransferase Glp, whose amino-acid sequence MALVPVAEALERLLDSVAPLPGESIPLADAAGRVLAEPVVALRTQPPFNASAMDGYAARSADVAAAPAWLEVIGMAPAGRGFSGTVGDGQAVRIFTGAPLPEGADTIVIQENVRDLGSGRIEVTEPTAQARNVRRRGLDFVEGDVLLEKGRVLDAAALSLAASANHPALNVVRRPLVAIIATGDELLPPGSTLGPDQIISSNAYGVAAAAQSVGARALDLGIAADRKEAIAALVRKAVEANADVIVTLGGASVGDHDLIHDVLTGEGMKLDFWKIAMRPGKPLMFGRLGNVRCIGLPGNPVASIVCSQLFLKPLLARLGGRDHKQDVRTARLGAAMQANDLRQDYVRAVVRDNDGTLVATPFGIQDSSMLRMLADANGLIVREPFAPAAETGAECRVLMLR is encoded by the coding sequence ATGGCCCTGGTTCCGGTCGCCGAAGCGCTCGAACGCCTGCTCGACAGCGTGGCGCCTTTACCGGGCGAAAGCATTCCGCTGGCGGACGCGGCCGGGCGGGTCCTGGCGGAACCGGTTGTGGCGCTGCGCACGCAGCCGCCCTTCAACGCCTCGGCGATGGACGGCTACGCTGCGCGCTCCGCCGATGTTGCCGCTGCGCCGGCGTGGCTTGAAGTCATCGGCATGGCGCCGGCCGGGCGCGGCTTTTCCGGGACCGTCGGCGACGGCCAGGCCGTGCGCATCTTCACCGGCGCGCCGCTGCCTGAAGGCGCCGACACCATCGTCATCCAGGAAAACGTCCGTGATCTCGGCAGTGGCCGGATCGAGGTGACGGAACCGACCGCGCAAGCACGCAATGTGCGCCGCCGCGGGCTCGACTTCGTCGAAGGCGACGTGCTGCTCGAAAAGGGCCGTGTGCTCGATGCCGCAGCCCTCTCGCTGGCAGCCTCGGCCAACCATCCCGCCTTGAATGTCGTACGCCGGCCGCTGGTCGCGATCATCGCCACCGGCGACGAATTGCTGCCGCCGGGCAGCACGCTCGGCCCCGACCAGATCATCTCGTCCAACGCCTATGGCGTTGCCGCCGCCGCCCAGTCGGTCGGCGCGCGTGCGCTCGATCTCGGCATCGCGGCGGACCGTAAGGAGGCTATCGCCGCGCTGGTCAGGAAAGCGGTCGAGGCTAACGCCGATGTCATCGTCACGCTCGGCGGCGCCTCGGTGGGCGATCACGACCTGATCCACGACGTGCTGACCGGCGAAGGCATGAAGCTCGACTTCTGGAAGATCGCCATGCGCCCGGGCAAACCGCTGATGTTCGGCCGGCTTGGCAATGTCCGCTGCATCGGCCTGCCCGGCAACCCGGTGGCCAGCATCGTCTGCTCGCAGCTGTTCCTCAAGCCGCTGCTTGCCCGGCTAGGCGGCCGCGACCATAAGCAGGACGTGCGGACGGCCCGGCTGGGCGCAGCGATGCAGGCCAACGATCTCAGGCAGGACTATGTGCGCGCCGTGGTGCGCGACAATGATGGCACGCTCGTTGCTACCCCTTTCGGCATCCAGGACTCCTCGATGCTGAGGATGCTCGCCGATGCCAACGGCCTGATCGTGCGCGAGCCCTTCGCGCCGGCCGCCGAGACCGGCGCCGAATGCCGCGTCCTGATGTTACGCTGA